One Salvia splendens isolate huo1 chromosome 1, SspV2, whole genome shotgun sequence genomic window, ATTaatatttaaagagttaaagtaaagaaagaaaaatagagaagtaaaagagagaataaagtaagagacatgagtttttgctaaaaagggaaatgacccACTTATAGCGAAACATCCCAAAATAGAATATGACTTGCTTAtattgggacggatggagtagtattttatactctcttcgtcccagccactggcggacgcagaaaatgATATTAGTATGagctatatttttaaaattttctctaaaagtttatttttgagtaatttaaattattaacatgggcttttatataataatttgtataaaatttggataaatttttaaaatagttaatagaaaaatattaaaatttcaattcattaggggcttaagccccttgTAGATTGTATGTAGTTTCGCCATTGGTCTCAGCCTAAGTAAGATATATTCCTTTTTAGTACATCCCAACCTAAGTGAgacatttctcttttttttttttgcaacaaTCACCTCACTCCTCTCACCTACTTTATCctttcatctctcctactttatcctcACCTATTTTATCCTCTCATTTCTCTTAATTtatcatctcttttactttattacctctttctctttcttgctttatcatatctcttacttttctctctctttctcttttgtactttactttctctattactttaatatcaataatttaattcactaaacatTATTACCTAAATTCTTGTGTCCAAATAGAAACTTTTCGCTTaggccgggacggagggagtacatgtcTATAGTCTATGTTGTAATCATTAATCGTACTCTGGATTAAGCATACATGTGGAGTATTTTCAAGTTATTTTGTTTTTCGTCGAAGAACTCTACAGACACATAAGAAATGTCACATGAAATTTTCACGTTCTACAACACATataatattgaaatatttttgttgggacacaaacataaattttatgaaatgttttggatatttttttgtaattatgcTTATATTAGGACATTTGGTGTCTGTGTAATACGTTGAGAAAATAACTTGTCTCTACCCCTCTTGTACAATGATGTAGAAAtagtatttattttggaaaCATCCCAAGTAAAGTAAgttgattttcttttttctacatttaactaactaaacataaaaaaatttcaaattttgtgttGGAAAAAATTACAAAGTACAGAAGTAACAATATTTATATTGGATTATTACAAGtctaaatagtagtattatttttcaaagTTTATTAGCAGAAGCATAGACTTCGTCCGATATGCGACGTCGACATCAGCGGTATAAAATTCTGCCCACAAATGCATAATTTGTCATTGTTGATTTCCTAATTTCATAAATTGAATATATTCTGTATCTGTCATTGTGACATCGACATTAAATTATTTGGGTCCACATTACTATTTTTGGCAATCATTAAACGCTTCATAGAACTGTATCTAGCTGTATCCACTAGCTACTCaatagaccatccacaataggaggaatagcccagcaatagctcaaccatagcctagccactgccacatcatcaacactcaaaatcctcctaccacatcatcaaaacaagcaaatagcccaacaatagctcagccatagcctagccacataatatccacatcactattaacaaatatatacaaaatgaaataattaacaatcacataatatacgaaatttaatttacgagacatatacgggaaaagtttaataataatattaaaatttaaaaaagtacaataatttaaaaaatacattaattttataaaaaaatacaataataaaaaggagtgtcaattcactcctcgtctccgccgtcgccgcctccgtcgctgtcgccaccatcgctgtcgccaccatcgccgccgccaccaccgccgccgccgccgccggtctccctccgtgccgcctccaactcgtcctgcaggctcatgagcaaggtttgaagcacgctcttctccacgggatccgtcgccacccgccattcggccatcgtcttgatcaactgagcgcgcgtttgggcgcgagcgaagaatttgagatcctcggtggattgaccaaggggggatgccgactggacctcctgggaagccccggcgttccccctcgcctcccggtgagcgcgcttgcgccccatcgggcgaggtcggccaccgaccgaacgcggcgtggggaactcctgcgtcgtctcggggaggtcgtgggaaccaccgctgctgccgctgaaatcgccggtgtagttcagtcgttgcttcttcggccagccagagtcgacacctactcggaacttctcggactcgttcagcacaagatagcagttccagtaggtgaagtccttgtataccCCCTTCAGTGGAAAGGCTTTCTCagctattctcctgcagtcctcctccgtttggccactgctcatcatgcggagtgcgttggtgtacaaacccgaaaatcgggagaccgcacccctgattcggttccaggccttccggcaatcctccccgttgcgtggtctcccctccgggcaaaatctcttgtaggctgctgctatcttgccccacatgttgacgatcctctgctcgttcgaaacgagaggatcatcgcaaacactcacccacgccttgcagaacgcgacgttctcctcgtccgtccacctcctccatacctcctcctcacccggctgcgacgactcgccgaccttcttcttgcccttcttcgcGGGGGCGCCACGCCCCCGCTCTCCCCCCCCTTCAACGAGAGTTTCCGGAGCTCCGGGAGTATCAAACACCaagtcatctaaggagaaactatcaaaccccaagggcgtttgggtcgatgtgtgcgatgaaccagtcgaaaaatctaaactggggcgatagacatcccccgccgtcgccggggacccccccagaagtccactgtgtagccggtacgacccccggagtcccctgtgtcggcggtaccccccgggcatcatctgcatcccgggtgcccatcccgttggtgcccaccccggtatcgccggatacccccccggcggactcccccccgttGGCGGCCCGGAatacatctgctgccacgggtacatgttgtagtacccgggcatctgaccccatccacttcccacggggatcgacggagtttgtgacccgctactcccggaactaggctcgttgttgagatccatttcccttgttgatcttgtacagaaattaagatagagagagtactcgttaaaacaagtggtgcgaatgaaaatgacgagcaaagcgcgtatatatagtgtttcgaaaaaaaaaattttaatttcgcgctaggcggtgcgctgggcgatccgggcgctgcaatagcgccgagcggaccgcccagcgccggcgctcggctgggcggcattgtggatggtcttactaGTTAAAACCTACTCCGTAATACTTATTTGTTCGTGGATATGAGTCTCATTGTATTTATAGCACgagtatttataaaatattaagaGTTTGTGAAAAATAGACTCCCTCCAATTCATAAAAGATGACGCACTTAGATAATGACACAAGATTtcaggagatgttgttttgtgtgttaagtaaagagagaaaaaatagtactatatttacATTAATATGTGAGAACATTTTCCAGAAAATGAAATGCGATATCTTTTgtgagataaattaaaaaggaaagtgcgACATCTATTATTAGCGGATGAAGTATACGGATCACACTTGTAAATATATACTAACTACTAATTTTGAATGAAATTTGAGTAAAATGTgagtattattaatatttataaaaaaaggaATTAGGATTCTTATTCGCATATAGAGGGTGGAGTATGTAATTTGAATTACACATGCATGCGCATACTTGAGACATCTAACTAAGTGCATATgtttttaatactaatattcaTGACTTCATCCATCATCTTGACAATTTCACAATTCCAATTGGCAATTTCCATTTAGTCAACACACACAGCTAATCTTCATTTTCGTTTGCAGACTTAAGAAATGTCATGACCCTAAAAGATTTAGTTAAATTATGAGATATCAGGATTGATTTAGGCCATAAATAtaggattgattttttagtataattgaattagtagtattttaagtgtaatgagataTCAGTAATACTTAATTAactataatatataaatttaaaactataactcttattaaaatagaaatagtgtaagtagtttgggacgagccgaaatagaaaaatacgAGTAAAATGAGATGGAAtgagtatattaattttattataaaatatgaatagaatgagttaataaaatgtaaaGCTTAATTGTGGAGTTAATATTTAGTAACccatcaaaattagaaaatagaaCTTTAATCGCCAGATGTTGATAGTAGTATTTCTTATGATCAGTCACATTGATTTGCacaaaaatattagtagtactatacACTCCATATTGTTTATCTGAGGAATGTAATGAAAAGAAGTCAAATGGCTGCGAACATTTGTCGTAGGTCCACCCATTAAGAACAAAAACAATCAAAATATGATTTgcatgaaagaaaaaaaaagagaagataaTTCTAGAGCTTGAATTTATGTCCTCCTCCAACAAACAATAAGAAAAGAGGTATCTAGGTAGGTAGGGGGTTGGAAACtgaatacatatacatatatatacatatgcataTGATCGATGGATGGTACAGCGGAGAAGAGCGGCCCGGCAACATCACCAGTGACTTCTGCTATGTCGATGCGGCTGTGCACTCCGCCGGCATTTGGGGCTTCGCCGGAAGCAGACCCTTCCTTGGCTTTGCCCTGCCCCGCCTACAGCTTCAGCTCGCCATCATTTTCCTCATCACCCAATCTCTTCATCTATTGCTCCGTCGCTTCCATTTGCCCCGCCTCGTCTCCGAGATCCTCGTATCTCTCTAATCCCAGTCTcctccattttcttttctttgctTATTTTAATTAAACGCTGTTCATTTAAAGCCCAccatttttttgtttgtctCCACAAACCGAGATATATGACTAAATCGGAGTCCTTGCCGTCACCCTCCCCCTCGGCGGATCCCTAATCATGACCGTCCTCCAACAAACCGAAATCCACAAGTACCGAATCCCAGCTTACAAAACCATCATCTCCATCCAAAACCTCTTCCCCTTCCCCGTCATTGCTTCCATGCTCGTCGACCTCAAGATCATGAACACCGAGCTAGGCCGACTCGCCCTAGCCTCGGCCCTAATCAGTGACATGGTCAGCAACCTCTCCTCCACTCTCATCACCTATGGCCGGGTCGGGATCATGAGCTTTGCGGATGTCATCATGATCCACTCCACCTTCATGACAATGTGCTTGATCCTCTTCATCTTGTGCGTTGGGCGCCCGCTGAGTCTCTGGATCATCCAGAACACGCCTGAGGGGAAGCCGGTTAGTCGCTTTCATGTGGTCATCATGGCTTTCTTGGTGTTTGTGGTGGTGTTGCTTACTGATAACGTCGGGTTGAACTATCAGTACGGCCCCTTTTTGCTAGGGTTGGCTGTGCCCGATGGGCCGCCTCTAGGGGCGACCCTGGTGGACAGGCTTGAAACCCTAGTGTCGGGATTGTTGGCGCCGTTGTTGGTTACTTTTTATGGGATGAATGTGAATTTGGTTGAGCTTTTTGATCTGGAGTTTGTTGGGATGGTTTGGGTGATAGTGGGGTTGTGTTTGGGGATGAAGCTGGTGTCTGTGTTCGTGCCAGCAGTGGTTTGTAAAGTGCTGATGAAAGATGCGGTGGTGCTGTCCTTCATCATGAGTGCTGAAGGAGTTGTGCAGATGGCTTTTTACTACTACAATTATGTTAATCAGGTGCTCTTTTATCTCTCATTTAGTTGTTGCTTAGCTTTTATACTATTAGAAACTGTTTAATTTATAAGTAGGAACAATACTAGTCATAAACTTGAAGAGTTGTTGctagttataattaaataatttctcattgactaaatattttttgttgtggTGAAGTATAGACGTATGATCGAGAGACATTCTCGATGCTTACCACATCAGTACTAATACAAGTGGCGGCATCAAGTGTAATCGTGAAATCATTATACGACTACTCAAGAATGTACACCGGCTACCAGGAAAGAGACATCCAACACACCTCCATCAACTCAGAGCTCCGCATGCTCGTCTGCACCACCGCGTCGATGACGCCGTGGCCGTCCAGAAAGTTCTCGAAGCTTCCTACCCCAGCAAGGAAAGCCCCATGGCGGTATACGCCCTCCATCTTTTGGAGCTCGCGGGCCGGGCCAACCCCCAGCTGACCGACCACCAGCTCGGCCAGAAATCCACCGGCGAAGGCCGCGCCCAGAAAATGATCGACATCCTCACCTCCTTCGAGCAGCAGTACGCCGGCGCCCTCACCATCCAGCAGTTCACCGCCATGTCCCTCACAAAGTTCATTCACCACAACATCTGCACGTTGGCGTTCAACAAGCTCGCGTCCATGATCATCCTCCCGTTCCACCGGAAGTGGAACCAGCAAGGGAAGGTGAAGATCCATCAcacttatatactccctccctctgtcccaacttAAGAGTCCTAATTAGTTAGGGCagccacaatggggcgcccgatggcggccatcgtcctcgggcgcggacgatgcctccattgtgggt contains:
- the LOC121794561 gene encoding LOW QUALITY PROTEIN: cation/H(+) antiporter 3-like (The sequence of the model RefSeq protein was modified relative to this genomic sequence to represent the inferred CDS: inserted 1 base in 1 codon), with the translated sequence MTVLQQTEIHKYRIPAYKTIISIQNLFPFPVIASMLVDLKIMNTELGRLALASALISDMVSNLSSTLITYGRVGIMSFADVIMIHSTFMTMCLILFILCVGRPLSLWIIQNTPEGKPVSRFHVVIMAFLVFVVVLLTDNVGLNYQYGPFLLGLAVPDGPPLGATLVDRLETLVSGLLAPLLVTFYGMNVNLVELFDLEFVGMVWVIVGLCLGMKLVSVFVPAVVCKVLMKDAVVLSFIMSAEGVVQMAFYYYNYVNQTYDRETFSMLTTSVLIQVAASSVIVKSLYDYSRMYTGYQERDIQHTSINSELRMLVCXHRVDDAVAVQKVLEASYPSKESPMAVYALHLLELAGRANPQLTDHQLGQKSTGEGRAQKMIDILTSFEQQYAGALTIQQFTAMSLTKFIHHNICTLAFNKLASMIILPFHRKWNQQGKVIQDSGTLRSINCEVFELAPCSVAVLIDRHKVRRRAAAGGYTVGVAFFGGADDREALAYARRMARSPDVSLTVVRLVPWDIYAGDNQWDAVLDVEILKDTRMQTQDDIVYREERVKDGAETALLIHAMEEAFDLILVGRMHKEDTPQLIGLSEWDDLPELGPVGDMLAAPDLTLPLSILVVQHQNIKSI